A window of the Miscanthus floridulus cultivar M001 chromosome 14, ASM1932011v1, whole genome shotgun sequence genome harbors these coding sequences:
- the LOC136503268 gene encoding uncharacterized protein, producing MAPETYLTVEEAVLSRKIFNDVYHTREAKIHDKKIIALTSREAVNHGSREDKMTLGLKYTLTKESKWDSCVSMMFGVRTTIEAGVPEVASEKVEIESEFSASYNWGESKQVTEENNTEYEVTVPPRTKVKVSVVAAQATCEVPFSYSQEDDMTTGETVFTTFNDGIYRGVNSYDVKIEHSKEEKL from the coding sequence ATGGCCCCAGAGACATACCTGACAGTGGAAGAAGCTGTTCTTTCTCGGAAGATTTTCAACGACGTGTACCACACCAGGGAGGCTAAGATTCATGACAAGAAGATCATCGCTCTGACTTCTAGGGAGGCAGTTAACCATGGCAGCAGAGAGGACAAGATGACGCTAGGCCTCAAGTATACTCTCACCAAGGAAAGTAAGTGGGACTCCTGTGTCTCCATGATGTTTGGTGTCAGAACCACCATTGAAGCTGGAGTCCCAGAAGTTGCAAGTGAGAAGGTTGAGATTGAAAGTGAGTTTAGTGCCTCGTACAATTGGGGCGAGTCCAAACAGGTCACGGAGGAGAACAACACAGAGTATGAAGTTACTGTGCCTCCAAGAACCAAGGTAAAAGTAAGCGTGGTGGCAGCACAGGCCACCTGCGAGGTTCCCTTCTCTTACTCCCAGGAGGATGATATGACCACTGGAGAGACAGTGTTTACTACGTTTAATGATGGGATCTACCGTGGTGTCAACAGCTATGACGTGAAAATCGAACACTCGAAGGAAGAAAAACTCTGA
- the LOC136503267 gene encoding uncharacterized protein, with protein sequence MASTGRTRDVQCHRCKGYGHVMRDCPSKRVMVVKDDGEYSSASDFDEDTLALLAADHVGSEEQTEEQIGAEDADHYESLIVQRVLSAQMEKVEQNQWHTLFQTKCVIKERSCHLMIDGGSCNNLASSDMVEKLALTTKLHPHPYHIRWLNNSGKVKVTRLVRIHFALGSYHDVVECDVVPMEACHILLGVFGCFSK encoded by the exons ATGGCATCTACAGGTAGAACAAGAGACGTTCAGTGTcaccggtgcaagggatatggacatgtgatgcgtgactgtccaagcaagcgtgttatggtcgtcaaagatgatggtgagtattcctctgctagtgattttgatgaagatacacttgctttgcttgctgctgacCATGTAGGAAGTGAGGAACAAACAGAAGAGCAGATTGGTGCAGAGGATGCAGATCATTATGAGAGCCTCATTGTGCAGCGtgtgcttagtgcacaaatggagaaggtagAGCAAAATCAGTGGCATACactgttccaaacaaagtgtgtcattaaaGAGCGTTCATGTCATTTGAtgattgatggaggtagctgcaacaacttagctagcagcgatatggtagagaagcttgcacttacaaccaaactgcacccacatccatatcacattcgatggctcaacaatagtggtaaggttaaGGTAACGAGATTGGTACGAATTCATTTTGCTTTAggatcatatcatgatgttgttgagtgtgatgttgtgcctatggaagcttgtcatattctgctag gagttttcggatgtttttccaagtga